The Pseudoxanthobacter soli DSM 19599 genome contains a region encoding:
- a CDS encoding alpha/beta family hydrolase: protein MAGEDSGGTQAGGGKDSAAGAGFDFLVNTPPTGAVGTLLLAHGAGAAMDSSFMNRFTGHAVLAGLTIYRFEFAYMAERRQSGRKRPPPAAAKLVGEFRAALDQCLAVTEGPVLIGGKSLGGRVAAMLGCEDDLDPRVAGVVCLGYPFHAPGDAVGDTAAARLAPVETLRRPTLIAQGERDPFGNYDEVSALKLPDNVRVLWCEDGSHDLAPRGGSPATWEGNLRAAAQVAAAMLG, encoded by the coding sequence ATGGCGGGTGAGGATTCCGGCGGAACCCAGGCGGGCGGCGGGAAGGACAGCGCGGCGGGAGCCGGGTTCGACTTCCTGGTGAACACGCCGCCGACCGGCGCGGTCGGCACGCTGCTCCTTGCTCACGGTGCCGGGGCGGCGATGGATTCGTCATTCATGAACCGCTTCACCGGCCATGCCGTGCTCGCCGGCCTCACCATCTACCGCTTCGAGTTCGCCTACATGGCCGAGCGCCGGCAGAGCGGGCGCAAGCGCCCGCCGCCCGCCGCGGCGAAGCTCGTGGGCGAATTCCGCGCGGCGCTCGACCAGTGCCTCGCGGTCACGGAAGGTCCCGTGCTGATCGGCGGCAAGTCGCTCGGCGGACGGGTCGCGGCGATGCTCGGCTGCGAGGACGATCTCGACCCGCGGGTCGCCGGTGTCGTCTGCCTCGGCTACCCCTTCCATGCGCCCGGCGACGCGGTGGGCGACACCGCCGCGGCCCGGCTCGCCCCGGTCGAGACGCTGCGGCGCCCGACCCTGATCGCCCAGGGCGAGCGCGACCCGTTCGGCAATTATGACGAGGTGTCCGCGCTGAAGCTGCCGGACAATGTGCGCGTGCTCTGGTGTGAGGACGGCAGCCATGACCTCGCCCCGCGCGGCGGCTCGCCAGCGACGTGGGAAGGCAACCTGCGCGCTGCCGCCCAGGTCGCGGCGGCCATGCTCGGCTGA
- the folD gene encoding bifunctional methylenetetrahydrofolate dehydrogenase/methenyltetrahydrofolate cyclohydrolase FolD, translating into METRPIDGKAFAAGLRDEIKAEVASLKASHGLTPGLAVVLVGEDPASQVYVRNKGQQTIEAGMASFEHRLPATTTEAELIALVDRLNADPAVDGILVQLPLPKGVDERAVLAAIAPAKDVDGFHVVNAGRLAVGLDALVPCTPLGCLMLLKHHLGSLSGLEAVVVGRSNIVGKPMAQLLLKEDCTVTIAHSRTRDIAAVCRRADILVAAVGRPQMVRGDWIKPGATVIDVGINRVPAPDLGEGRTRIVGDVAYAEALGIAGLITPVPGGVGPMTIACLLRNTVTAARRRAGI; encoded by the coding sequence GTGGAGACGCGCCCGATCGACGGCAAGGCGTTCGCCGCCGGGCTGCGCGACGAGATCAAGGCCGAGGTCGCCTCGCTGAAGGCGTCCCACGGGCTGACGCCGGGCCTCGCGGTCGTGCTGGTCGGGGAAGACCCGGCGAGCCAGGTCTATGTGCGCAACAAGGGCCAGCAGACGATCGAGGCCGGGATGGCCTCGTTCGAGCATCGCCTGCCGGCGACCACGACCGAAGCCGAACTCATCGCGCTGGTGGACCGTCTCAACGCCGATCCGGCGGTGGACGGCATCCTGGTGCAGCTGCCGCTGCCGAAGGGCGTCGACGAGCGCGCCGTTCTGGCGGCCATCGCCCCCGCCAAGGACGTCGACGGATTCCATGTCGTCAATGCCGGGCGGCTGGCCGTCGGGCTCGACGCGCTGGTGCCCTGCACCCCGCTCGGCTGCCTGATGCTGCTGAAGCACCATCTCGGCTCGCTGTCGGGCCTGGAAGCGGTCGTCGTCGGGCGATCCAACATCGTCGGCAAGCCGATGGCGCAGCTCCTCCTCAAGGAAGATTGCACCGTGACCATCGCCCATTCGCGCACCCGCGACATCGCCGCGGTCTGCCGCCGCGCCGACATCCTGGTCGCTGCCGTCGGCCGGCCACAGATGGTGCGCGGAGACTGGATCAAGCCGGGCGCCACCGTGATCGATGTCGGCATCAACCGCGTGCCGGCGCCGGATCTCGGAGAGGGCAGGACGCGCATCGTCGGCGATGTCGCCTATGCGGAAGCCCTGGGCATCGCCGGACTGATCACGCCGGTTCCGGGCGGCGTCGGGCCGATGACCATCGCCTGCCTCCTGCGCAACACCGTCACCGCAGCACGGCGCCGCGCCGGGATCTGA
- a CDS encoding fused DSP-PTPase phosphatase/NAD kinase-like protein, with amino-acid sequence MARASPPPSQPIEPGAGSLKFFRDAEGRERHRDKLRAKSRRPIVGLRRRVKAWLHLIVVDAGIFRLFYRNRHRVDDRLWRSAQPSPLDIAWAARNGIRTVVWLRGDRELGAFALERDACEREGLTLESLPLWSRGAPTREMIHDAAALFERIEYPALIHCKSGSDRAGLASALYLILARGKPVAEAAKQLSLRFGHVRSSKTGVLDLMFDHYRAEGEPAGLSFLEWVDRDYDPARIKAAHKSTLWSDVLIDRVLRRE; translated from the coding sequence ATGGCGCGGGCTTCACCGCCGCCGAGCCAGCCGATCGAACCGGGTGCGGGATCGTTGAAATTCTTCCGGGACGCCGAGGGCCGAGAGCGGCACCGCGACAAGCTGCGGGCGAAAAGCCGGCGGCCGATCGTCGGCCTGCGCCGACGGGTGAAGGCGTGGTTGCACCTCATCGTCGTCGACGCCGGCATCTTCCGCCTGTTCTACCGCAACCGCCACAGGGTCGACGACCGGCTGTGGCGTTCGGCCCAGCCTTCGCCGCTCGATATCGCGTGGGCGGCGCGCAACGGCATCCGCACGGTGGTGTGGCTCAGGGGCGACCGTGAACTCGGCGCTTTCGCGCTCGAACGCGACGCCTGCGAACGTGAGGGCCTCACGCTCGAATCCCTGCCGCTGTGGTCGCGCGGCGCGCCGACGCGTGAGATGATCCACGATGCCGCCGCCTTGTTCGAGCGCATCGAATATCCCGCGCTGATCCACTGCAAGTCCGGCTCCGACCGGGCGGGGCTCGCCTCCGCGCTCTACCTGATCCTCGCACGCGGAAAGCCGGTCGCCGAGGCGGCGAAGCAGCTCTCGCTGCGGTTCGGCCATGTGCGCTCGTCGAAGACCGGCGTGCTCGACCTGATGTTCGACCACTACCGCGCCGAAGGCGAGCCCGCGGGCCTGAGCTTCCTGGAATGGGTCGACCGCGACTACGATCCGGCACGCATCAAGGCGGCGCACAAGTCGACCTTGTGGAGCGACGTTCTGATCGACCGCGTGCTGCGGCGGGAATAG
- a CDS encoding elongation factor G, with the protein MSGNDRGALSGDEAPPAPPSNARLPDGEAVLGDVRVEEDEQPVTTPRAAAPRCIAVVGPYGSGKTSLVEAMRLRGDDVVRAASCREGGHPATARHDAGRAETIARDAAESPESRVHTMGTEATVTGFAFMGDDYALVDCPGSIEFCAEIDGVVAAADLALVVCEADARKLPALQVILKNLEERGIPRVLFLNKIDRADGGIRETLEMLQSASRTPLVLRQMPIWRDGIATGFVDLALERAYVYREHAASRVMAIPDIERARQVEARFEMLERVADYDDALLEELLSDIEPPRDRVFDDLAREMAEGLICPVFIGSAARGNGIFRLMKALRHESPCVDATRTRLGLEAAGGTVVQVMKTLNDPHLGKLSLARVLSGSLAEQATLFTASGAQVRSTGLYRLEKGREPVRRGPAGDGEIAALARLDGVATGATLTSRRGGGLDLIALAPPPPVLAVAVAPAERKDETKLTGALQRLCEEDGGLAVVTDAVTGEIRLCGQGEMHLKAAIERLSGRFGLDVLRRAPRVAYREVIAAPVTVHSRHKKQSGGHGQFADITVAFSPGGRGEGFRFSQQVIGGTVPKTYFGAVEAGIAETLGEGPMGFPVVDLQAVLMDGAHHAVDSSEQAFRAAAHLAVREALARAGTVLLEPVLSVVFDVPTEATARIAAIAATRRGHITACEPRASWPGWDTVHALIPEAGVQDLILDVRSASAGVGVFRSAFHHLAEVEPRLAAEIAERRRRDAA; encoded by the coding sequence ATGAGCGGAAACGATCGGGGCGCGTTGAGCGGAGACGAGGCGCCCCCGGCGCCACCCTCGAACGCCCGTCTCCCCGACGGCGAGGCCGTGCTCGGGGACGTTCGCGTGGAAGAGGACGAGCAGCCCGTCACCACACCAAGGGCGGCGGCACCGCGCTGCATCGCCGTCGTCGGTCCCTACGGCAGCGGCAAGACCTCGCTGGTGGAAGCCATGCGGCTGCGCGGCGACGATGTCGTCCGCGCCGCATCCTGCCGCGAGGGCGGTCATCCGGCCACGGCGCGCCACGACGCCGGCCGGGCGGAGACCATCGCTCGCGATGCCGCCGAGAGCCCGGAAAGCCGCGTCCACACCATGGGCACCGAGGCGACGGTGACCGGGTTCGCCTTCATGGGCGACGACTACGCCCTGGTCGACTGCCCGGGCTCGATCGAGTTCTGTGCCGAGATCGACGGCGTGGTCGCGGCCGCCGACCTCGCGCTCGTGGTGTGCGAGGCCGACGCGCGCAAGCTGCCGGCGCTCCAGGTCATCCTCAAGAATTTGGAGGAGCGGGGCATTCCCCGCGTGCTGTTCCTCAACAAGATCGACCGCGCGGACGGCGGCATCCGCGAGACGCTGGAGATGCTGCAGAGCGCGAGCCGCACGCCGCTGGTGCTGCGGCAGATGCCGATCTGGCGGGACGGCATCGCCACCGGCTTCGTCGACCTCGCGCTGGAGCGGGCCTATGTCTATCGCGAGCACGCGGCGAGCCGGGTGATGGCGATCCCCGATATCGAGCGCGCGCGCCAGGTCGAAGCGCGGTTCGAGATGCTGGAGCGGGTCGCGGACTATGACGACGCGCTGCTGGAAGAACTCCTGTCGGACATCGAGCCGCCGCGCGACCGGGTGTTCGACGACCTCGCGCGCGAGATGGCGGAGGGACTGATCTGCCCGGTGTTCATCGGTTCGGCGGCACGCGGCAACGGCATCTTCCGCCTGATGAAGGCGCTACGCCACGAATCGCCGTGCGTGGATGCCACCCGCACCCGCCTCGGGCTCGAAGCGGCCGGCGGCACGGTCGTGCAGGTGATGAAGACCTTGAACGACCCCCATCTCGGCAAGCTGTCGCTCGCCCGCGTGCTGTCCGGCAGCCTCGCCGAGCAGGCCACGCTGTTCACGGCATCGGGCGCACAGGTGCGCTCGACCGGTCTCTACCGGCTGGAGAAGGGCCGGGAGCCGGTGCGGCGCGGCCCGGCCGGCGACGGCGAGATCGCCGCCCTCGCCCGGCTCGACGGTGTCGCCACCGGCGCGACGCTGACCTCCCGGCGGGGCGGCGGGCTTGACCTGATCGCGCTCGCGCCGCCGCCGCCGGTGCTCGCCGTCGCGGTCGCCCCCGCGGAACGTAAGGACGAGACCAAGCTGACCGGCGCCCTGCAGAGGCTGTGCGAAGAGGACGGCGGCCTCGCGGTCGTCACGGATGCCGTCACCGGCGAGATCCGGCTCTGCGGCCAGGGCGAGATGCACCTCAAGGCAGCCATCGAGCGGCTTTCCGGCCGCTTCGGCCTCGACGTGCTGCGCCGGGCGCCCCGCGTCGCCTACCGCGAGGTCATCGCCGCTCCCGTGACCGTCCACAGCCGCCACAAGAAGCAGTCCGGCGGCCACGGCCAGTTCGCCGACATAACGGTCGCATTCTCCCCCGGCGGGCGCGGCGAGGGTTTCCGGTTTTCCCAGCAGGTGATCGGCGGCACCGTGCCGAAAACCTATTTCGGCGCAGTCGAGGCCGGGATCGCCGAAACCCTCGGCGAGGGACCGATGGGCTTTCCCGTGGTCGATCTCCAGGCGGTGCTGATGGACGGCGCCCACCACGCGGTCGATTCTTCCGAGCAGGCGTTCCGTGCCGCCGCGCACCTTGCGGTGCGCGAGGCGCTGGCGCGGGCCGGAACCGTGCTGCTGGAGCCGGTGCTGTCGGTGGTGTTCGACGTGCCGACGGAGGCGACCGCCCGGATCGCCGCCATCGCCGCCACCCGGCGCGGCCACATCACGGCCTGCGAGCCCAGGGCGAGCTGGCCCGGGTGGGACACGGTGCATGCGCTGATCCCGGAGGCCGGCGTTCAGGATCTGATCCTCGACGTCCGCTCGGCGAGCGCCGGCGTCGGCGTCTTCCGCTCCGCGTTCCACCACCTCGCGGAAGTGGAGCCGCGGCTTGCCGCCGAGATCGCCGAACGCCGCCGGCGGGATGCCGCGTAA
- the msrP gene encoding protein-methionine-sulfoxide reductase catalytic subunit MsrP: MLIKRPRRWEIPESEATPEAVFFGRRRFLKGAAAIAAATTALGATQADAASLFGNLFGGDDSAKPAAPEAPDPTADLYPAKRNPAFTLDRAVTPEPVSSTYNNFYEFGTSKGIYRDVGSLRTRPWTVEIAGMVETPRTVGIDDLIRAMPLEERLYRHRCVEAWSMAVPWTGFPLSKLVEYAKPLSGATYVRMETFLDTAMAPGQKAPFYPWPYVEGLTMAEATNDLAFMVTGVYGKPLLKQFGAPLRLAVPWKYGFKSVKSIVRLTFTDKRPETFWESLQSSEYGFWANVNPAVPHPRWSQATEEVIGTGERVATQIYNGYGPEVAGLYKDLGSERLFM, from the coding sequence ATGCTGATCAAGCGTCCACGCCGGTGGGAGATCCCGGAATCCGAGGCGACCCCCGAGGCCGTGTTCTTCGGCCGCCGCCGCTTCCTGAAGGGTGCTGCCGCCATTGCCGCCGCCACCACCGCGCTCGGCGCCACCCAGGCCGACGCGGCGAGCCTGTTCGGCAATCTGTTCGGCGGCGACGACAGCGCCAAGCCTGCGGCACCCGAGGCCCCCGATCCGACCGCCGACCTCTATCCCGCCAAGCGCAACCCCGCCTTCACGCTCGATCGCGCGGTGACGCCCGAGCCGGTTTCGTCGACCTACAACAACTTCTACGAATTCGGCACATCGAAGGGCATCTACCGTGACGTCGGCTCGCTGCGCACACGGCCCTGGACCGTCGAGATCGCGGGCATGGTGGAAACGCCGCGCACCGTCGGCATCGACGACCTGATCCGCGCGATGCCGCTGGAGGAGCGGCTTTACCGCCACCGCTGTGTCGAGGCGTGGTCGATGGCGGTGCCATGGACGGGCTTCCCGCTTTCCAAGCTCGTCGAATACGCCAAGCCGCTTTCGGGCGCGACCTACGTGCGCATGGAAACCTTCCTCGACACCGCCATGGCGCCGGGACAGAAGGCACCTTTCTATCCGTGGCCCTATGTGGAGGGGCTGACCATGGCCGAGGCCACCAACGACCTCGCCTTCATGGTCACCGGCGTCTACGGCAAGCCGCTCCTGAAGCAGTTCGGTGCGCCGCTGCGCCTCGCCGTGCCGTGGAAGTACGGCTTCAAGTCGGTGAAGTCGATCGTGCGCCTGACCTTCACCGACAAGCGGCCTGAGACCTTCTGGGAGAGCCTGCAATCCTCGGAATACGGCTTCTGGGCCAACGTCAACCCGGCGGTGCCGCACCCGCGCTGGAGCCAGGCGACCGAGGAGGTGATCGGCACCGGCGAGCGCGTCGCGACCCAGATCTACAACGGCTACGGGCCTGAAGTGGCGGGTCTCTACAAGGATCTCGGTTCCGAGCGGCTGTTCATGTGA
- a CDS encoding ABC transporter permease, with product MALQFPVLRPRGMRYVPNLWDLFAFVLVFGTLILLSRGAEQTLVPLTQMEQTQISLDPAMLPEYALRTTLRMLLAIVASLVFTFIYATIAAKSRRAEMVLIPFLDILQSVPVLGFLSFTVVGFMNMFPGQVLGVELAAVFAIFTSQAWNMTFSFYQSLKTLPTDLVEASRSFRLSPWQRFWRLEVPFSMPGLVWNTMMSMSGGWFFVVASEAISVGNTTYTLPGIGSYVALAIDQSNLPAIGYAVLAMLVIILIYDQVLFRPLVAWGEKFRFEQSASGQVPRSWLLDAIKRTAVFQKMLEPPAAALRWAASLRLLPPLPKRSIRTDAVGRVWSHPWVDRLWIVAVAAGTLYIAYEIVVYIRSELGLHEVLTTLGLGVLTFIRVVVLIALATLIWVPIGVWIGLRPKVAEAVQPVAQFLAAFPANIAFPFFVVVIVHFHLNPDIWLSPLMVLGTQWYILFNVIAGASAFPTDLKEAASSFHIRGWNWWRKVILPGVFPYYVTGALTASGGSWNASIVAEVASWGDDKLSAHGLGAYIANATTAGDYPRIVLGIAVMSLFVILFNRLLWHPLFSYASRRLRLN from the coding sequence ATGGCCCTGCAATTCCCAGTCCTGCGCCCGCGCGGCATGCGCTATGTCCCGAACCTTTGGGATTTGTTCGCCTTCGTCCTGGTGTTCGGCACGCTGATCCTTCTGTCGCGCGGCGCCGAGCAGACGCTGGTGCCGCTGACCCAGATGGAGCAGACCCAGATCTCGCTCGACCCGGCGATGCTGCCGGAATATGCGCTGCGCACCACGCTGCGGATGCTGCTCGCCATCGTCGCCTCGCTGGTGTTCACCTTCATCTACGCCACCATCGCCGCCAAGAGCCGGCGCGCCGAGATGGTGCTGATCCCGTTCCTCGACATCCTGCAGTCGGTGCCGGTGCTGGGCTTCCTGTCCTTCACCGTGGTCGGCTTCATGAACATGTTCCCGGGCCAGGTGCTGGGCGTGGAACTCGCGGCGGTTTTCGCGATCTTCACCAGCCAGGCCTGGAACATGACCTTCAGCTTCTACCAGTCGCTGAAGACGCTTCCGACCGATCTGGTGGAGGCCTCGCGCTCGTTCCGCCTGTCGCCCTGGCAGCGGTTCTGGCGGCTCGAGGTGCCGTTCTCGATGCCGGGCCTCGTCTGGAACACGATGATGTCGATGTCGGGCGGGTGGTTCTTCGTGGTCGCGTCCGAGGCGATCTCGGTCGGCAACACGACCTACACGCTGCCGGGCATCGGCTCCTACGTGGCGCTCGCCATCGACCAGAGCAACCTGCCGGCGATCGGCTACGCGGTGCTGGCGATGCTCGTGATCATCCTGATCTACGACCAGGTGCTGTTCCGCCCGCTGGTGGCGTGGGGCGAGAAGTTCCGCTTCGAACAGTCGGCGAGCGGACAGGTGCCGCGCTCCTGGCTGCTCGATGCCATCAAGCGCACGGCCGTGTTCCAGAAGATGCTGGAGCCGCCGGCGGCCGCGTTGCGCTGGGCCGCGAGCCTGCGGCTGCTGCCGCCGCTACCCAAGCGCTCGATACGCACCGATGCCGTCGGCCGGGTCTGGTCGCATCCGTGGGTCGACAGACTCTGGATCGTCGCGGTGGCGGCAGGCACGCTCTATATCGCCTACGAGATCGTCGTCTATATCCGCTCGGAACTCGGCCTCCACGAGGTGCTGACGACGCTCGGCCTCGGCGTCCTCACCTTCATCCGCGTCGTGGTGCTGATCGCGCTCGCCACGCTGATCTGGGTGCCGATCGGGGTGTGGATCGGCCTGCGCCCGAAGGTCGCCGAGGCAGTGCAGCCGGTGGCGCAGTTCCTCGCCGCCTTCCCTGCCAACATCGCCTTCCCGTTCTTCGTGGTCGTGATCGTGCACTTCCACCTCAACCCGGATATCTGGCTGAGCCCGCTGATGGTGCTCGGCACCCAGTGGTACATCCTGTTCAACGTGATCGCGGGCGCGAGCGCCTTCCCGACCGACCTCAAGGAGGCGGCGTCGAGCTTCCACATCCGCGGCTGGAACTGGTGGCGGAAGGTGATCCTGCCGGGCGTGTTCCCGTATTATGTCACGGGCGCGCTGACGGCCTCCGGCGGTTCGTGGAACGCCTCGATCGTCGCCGAGGTGGCGAGCTGGGGCGACGACAAGCTCTCCGCCCACGGCCTCGGCGCCTATATCGCGAACGCCACCACCGCGGGCGACTATCCCCGCATCGTGCTCGGCATCGCGGTGATGTCGCTGTTCGTCATCCTGTTCAACCGGCTCCTGTGGCATCCGCTGTTCAGCTATGCCTCGCGCCGCCTGCGTCTCAACTGA
- a CDS encoding AAA-associated domain-containing protein: MLDKPGKLPSSGLLVDIEGVRQAFRKGEKGEHVVLDNVALKIAKGEIVGLLGRSGSGKSTLLRIVSGLVPPTTGKVEWCGEPVTGPCEGLSMVFQSFALFPWLTVLENVEIGLEAQGIPAAERRKRALEAIDLIGLDGFESAYPKELSGGMRQRVGFARALVIHPKLMLMDEPFSALDVLTAETLRTDIIELWGEGKLPIGSILMVTHNIEEAVLMCDRILIFSVNPGRVAAEIKVDFPHPRDRLDPAFRQMVDDIYARMTNRAGEEEARRLSGAHHEAHHASIATPLPPVSTNMLAGLLEEIAAAPYNGHADLPHLADDLQLEADELFPMIEVLQMLGLADMADGDVKITDSGRHFVESDNDGRKRLFRERLATRVPLAALIKKVLDERPSHRAPSSRFLHELDDHMSETYSERSLKAAVAWGRYAELYAYDDETEEFSLDDPG; the protein is encoded by the coding sequence ATGCTCGACAAGCCCGGCAAACTTCCCTCCTCCGGCCTTCTCGTCGATATCGAAGGCGTGCGCCAGGCGTTCCGCAAGGGCGAGAAGGGCGAGCACGTCGTGCTCGACAATGTCGCCCTGAAGATCGCCAAGGGCGAGATCGTCGGCCTGCTCGGCCGCTCCGGCTCCGGCAAGTCCACGCTGCTGCGCATCGTCTCCGGCCTCGTGCCGCCGACCACCGGCAAGGTGGAATGGTGCGGCGAGCCGGTGACCGGCCCCTGCGAGGGGCTGTCGATGGTGTTCCAGAGCTTCGCGCTGTTCCCTTGGCTGACGGTGCTGGAGAACGTGGAGATCGGCCTGGAGGCGCAGGGCATCCCCGCCGCCGAACGGCGCAAGCGCGCGCTGGAGGCGATCGATCTCATCGGCCTCGACGGCTTCGAATCCGCCTATCCCAAGGAACTGTCGGGCGGCATGCGCCAGCGCGTCGGCTTCGCCCGCGCCCTCGTCATCCATCCGAAGCTGATGCTGATGGACGAGCCGTTCTCCGCACTCGACGTGCTGACGGCGGAAACGCTCCGGACCGACATCATCGAGCTGTGGGGCGAGGGCAAGCTGCCGATCGGCTCCATCCTGATGGTGACCCACAACATCGAGGAAGCGGTGCTGATGTGCGACCGCATCCTGATCTTCTCGGTCAATCCCGGACGGGTCGCCGCGGAGATCAAGGTCGACTTCCCCCATCCGCGCGACCGGCTCGACCCGGCCTTCCGCCAGATGGTGGACGACATCTATGCCCGGATGACCAACCGCGCCGGCGAGGAGGAAGCCCGCCGCCTGTCCGGTGCGCATCACGAGGCACATCACGCCAGCATCGCGACGCCGCTGCCGCCGGTTTCCACCAACATGCTGGCGGGCCTGCTGGAGGAGATCGCGGCTGCCCCCTATAACGGCCACGCCGATCTGCCGCACCTCGCCGACGATCTGCAGCTCGAGGCCGACGAACTGTTCCCGATGATCGAGGTGCTGCAGATGCTGGGCCTCGCCGACATGGCGGACGGCGACGTCAAGATCACGGATTCCGGGCGCCATTTCGTCGAGTCCGACAATGACGGCCGCAAGCGCCTGTTCCGCGAGCGCCTCGCGACGCGCGTTCCACTCGCCGCGCTCATCAAGAAGGTGCTGGACGAGCGGCCGAGCCACCGCGCGCCGTCGTCGCGCTTCCTGCACGAGCTCGACGACCACATGTCCGAGACCTATTCGGAGCGCTCGCTGAAGGCGGCGGTGGCCTGGGGCCGCTACGCCGAGCTCTATGCCTACGACGACGAGACCGAGGAGTTCAGCCTGGACGATCCGGGCTGA
- a CDS encoding HXXEE domain-containing protein: MLDRLIGNWVYGGFLAGVLLLVLGPVLTAGWPESLAAAYLLLPVYMLHQYEEHDGDRFRRFANETIGHGVEVLSRGYVFLVNIPGVWGTIAVSLILAYAVHPGFTLIAVYLVLVNALAHIGQAIKMRRYNPGLITGIVLFLPAGVFALIATQRGGGGTLAMHVIGLAVAIAIHAGIVAHVRRRLHAHA; encoded by the coding sequence ATGCTGGACAGGCTCATCGGCAACTGGGTCTATGGCGGGTTCCTGGCGGGGGTGCTGCTGCTCGTGCTCGGCCCCGTCCTGACGGCCGGCTGGCCGGAATCGCTCGCCGCGGCCTATCTGCTGCTGCCGGTCTACATGCTGCACCAGTACGAGGAACACGACGGCGACCGGTTCCGCCGGTTCGCGAACGAGACCATCGGTCACGGCGTCGAGGTGCTGTCGCGGGGCTACGTGTTCCTGGTCAACATCCCCGGCGTGTGGGGCACCATCGCCGTCTCGCTCATCCTGGCCTACGCGGTCCACCCCGGCTTCACGCTGATCGCGGTCTATCTCGTGCTGGTCAACGCGCTCGCCCACATCGGACAGGCGATCAAGATGCGGCGCTACAATCCGGGCCTCATCACCGGCATCGTGCTGTTCCTGCCGGCCGGCGTGTTCGCGCTGATCGCGACCCAGCGCGGCGGCGGCGGCACGCTTGCGATGCATGTCATCGGCCTCGCGGTCGCGATCGCCATCCACGCCGGGATCGTCGCCCACGTCCGGCGCAGGCTGCACGCTCACGCATAG
- a CDS encoding TrmH family RNA methyltransferase, whose product MRTIRPPGREVIPVAEADDPRVADYRDVRERDLVGRDGRFVIEGEVVLDVALSRSRFALSSVLIAADRVPRLGALIDRVPPDVPVYGAAPAVMDAIVGFPIHRGILAIGLKGAAPDAAAALAALPLRALVVGLVGLANHDNVGGIFRNAAAFGAGLVLVDRGCCDPLYRKAIRVSAGGVLAVPFAPVPNGGAMIDLLDEAGFEVIALSPRGDETLARLTPPPRAALLLGAEGPGLPAEMLARTRTVRIPMQAFDSLNVATTSGIALHHLVHGG is encoded by the coding sequence ATGCGGACGATCCGTCCTCCGGGGCGGGAGGTGATCCCGGTTGCGGAGGCCGACGATCCGCGCGTCGCCGATTATCGCGACGTGCGCGAACGCGATCTCGTGGGCCGCGACGGTCGCTTCGTGATCGAGGGCGAGGTGGTTCTCGACGTCGCGCTCTCCCGCAGCCGGTTCGCGCTCTCCTCGGTGCTGATCGCCGCCGACCGGGTACCCCGCCTCGGCGCGCTGATCGATCGGGTGCCGCCCGATGTGCCGGTCTACGGCGCCGCCCCGGCGGTGATGGACGCCATCGTCGGGTTTCCGATCCATCGCGGCATCCTCGCCATCGGTCTGAAAGGCGCCGCGCCGGATGCCGCCGCCGCGCTTGCCGCGCTGCCGCTCCGGGCGCTGGTTGTCGGGCTCGTCGGGCTTGCGAACCACGACAATGTCGGCGGCATCTTCCGCAACGCCGCCGCGTTCGGTGCCGGCCTCGTGCTCGTCGACCGCGGCTGCTGCGATCCGCTCTACCGCAAGGCGATCCGCGTCTCGGCTGGCGGCGTGCTGGCGGTGCCGTTTGCGCCCGTTCCGAATGGCGGCGCGATGATCGATCTTCTCGATGAGGCCGGTTTCGAGGTGATCGCCCTCTCTCCCCGCGGCGACGAAACGCTGGCGCGCCTCACGCCGCCGCCCCGCGCCGCGCTGCTGCTCGGGGCCGAGGGGCCGGGGCTGCCGGCGGAAATGCTCGCGCGCACCCGTACCGTCCGCATCCCGATGCAGGCCTTCGATTCCCTCAACGTCGCAACCACCAGCGGGATCGCGCTGCATCACCTCGTGCACGGCGGCTGA